A genomic region of Myxosarcina sp. GI1 contains the following coding sequences:
- the ribD gene encoding bifunctional diaminohydroxyphosphoribosylaminopyrimidine deaminase/5-amino-6-(5-phosphoribosylamino)uracil reductase RibD, translating to MNQEFNFETKQASLMMQKCLELASRAKGRTSPNPMVGAVVIRDGKIVGEGFHPAPGQPHAEVFALQAAGELARGATIYVNLEPCNHYGKTPPCSEALIDAGIAKVVAGMVDPDSRVSGGGIAKLRDAGIEVVVGVEETACRQLNEAFIHRTLYHQPFGILKYAMTLDGKIAATSGHSAWVSGKASRHLVHQLRDVCDAVIIGGNTVRKDNPQLTTHGISDRNPLRVVMSRSLDLPNQCNLWQTNIAPTLVFTEPNSNPTLKTQLSDRGVEVIELDKLTPRTVMQHLYDREVSQVLWECGGTLAAKAIADGAVQKVMAFIAPKIIGGVTAPSPIGDLGLTKMTETLKLERVTVENVDADILVEGYLQ from the coding sequence ATGAATCAAGAATTCAACTTTGAAACCAAACAGGCAAGTTTGATGATGCAAAAATGCTTGGAGTTAGCCAGTCGTGCGAAGGGAAGAACTTCACCCAATCCAATGGTAGGTGCAGTAGTTATCAGAGATGGCAAAATTGTTGGCGAGGGATTTCATCCAGCACCAGGACAACCCCATGCTGAAGTTTTTGCCCTACAGGCGGCAGGAGAACTAGCTAGAGGTGCGACGATATATGTCAACCTCGAACCCTGCAATCATTATGGAAAAACTCCACCATGTAGCGAAGCTCTAATAGATGCAGGTATTGCCAAAGTAGTAGCGGGGATGGTAGATCCCGACAGTCGAGTTTCAGGAGGTGGAATTGCCAAATTACGCGATGCTGGCATAGAGGTAGTAGTTGGGGTAGAAGAAACTGCCTGTCGTCAACTCAACGAGGCTTTTATTCATCGAACGCTCTACCATCAGCCTTTTGGTATCCTAAAATATGCCATGACCCTAGACGGTAAAATTGCTGCTACTAGCGGTCATAGTGCCTGGGTAAGCGGTAAAGCCTCGCGTCATCTAGTGCATCAGCTTAGAGATGTCTGTGATGCCGTAATTATTGGCGGCAATACGGTACGCAAAGATAACCCACAATTAACTACACACGGTATAAGCGACCGAAATCCGCTAAGAGTAGTAATGAGTCGCAGTTTGGATTTACCCAACCAATGCAATCTCTGGCAAACTAATATCGCTCCTACATTAGTCTTTACCGAACCAAATTCTAACCCCACACTAAAAACTCAGCTAAGCGATCGCGGCGTAGAAGTCATCGAACTAGATAAACTTACACCTAGAACTGTAATGCAGCATTTGTATGACAGAGAAGTATCTCAAGTATTGTGGGAATGTGGCGGAACTCTGGCAGCAAAAGCGATCGCCGACGGCGCAGTGCAAAAAGTCATGGCATTTATCGCTCCTAAAATTATTGGTGGCGTAACTGCACCTTCTCCAATAGGAGATTTGGGTTTAACTAAAATGACTGAAACCCTTAAGTTAGAAAGAGTAACTGTTGAAAACGTGGATGCAGATATTTTGGTCGAAGGTTATTTACAGTAA